The Pseudodesulfovibrio sediminis genome includes the window CGGCCTCCGCTTTGCCTGGATGTCCGAATGGCTCAGGCGAGGAGACACGGAGATGGCCGAGATCGAACTGCGCTACATGCGCCTGCTGACCAATTCCATCGACACCCTGTTACCGGCCTGGACACAAGCCCTGGGAGCATAATGCCCTTTGACAACACCTATGCGCGGTTGCCGCATCATTTCTATCAGAAAATCGCGCCGACTCCCGTGGCCGCCCCCCAACTCATTCGACTGAACACCCCGCTCGCACAGACGCTTGAACTCGACCTGCCGGAAACCGATCAGGCCCTGGCCGCGCTTTTTTCCGGCAACACCCTGCTGGACGGCATGGAACCGCTTGCACAGGCCTACGCGGGCCATCAATTCGGCCACTTCGTCCCGCAACTCGGCGATGGCCGCGCCCTGCTCCTCGGTGAAGCGGTCACTGGAGAGGGACACCGTTTCGATATTCAGCTCAAAGGCTCGGGCCGCACCCGATTCTCGCGGGGCGGAGACGGACGCTCTCCCCTCGGCCCGGTCATCAGGGAATACGTGGTCTCCGAGGCCATGCACGCGCTGGGCATCCCCACAACCCGCGCCCTGGCCATGGTCACCACGGGCGAGACTGTTCATCGAGAGACACCGCTGCCCGGTGCGGTCATGACCCGGGTGGCGTCCAGCTTTCTTCGCGTGGGCACCTTTGAATATTTTGCGGCGCGGAATAATGTCGACGCCCTCAGACAACTGGCTGAGTACGCCATTCAACGGCATTACCCCGAGGCAGCAGAGGCTGACAATCCCTATGCCGCGTTCTTTGAGGCGGTCTGCGCAGCGCAGGCAAAGCTGGTGGCGCAATGGATGTGCGTGGGGTTTATCCACGGTGTCATGAACACGGACAACACCACCATTTCCGGCGAGACCATCGACTTCGGGCCGTGCGCATTCATGGACAGCTACAACCCGGCGCAGGTGTTCAGCTCAATCGACCAGCAGGGACGCTACGCATTCAATCAGCAACCGCTCGTTGTGCAATGGAACATGGGCTGTCTGGGCGGCTGCCTCGTGCCACTGCTCAGTCAGGACGAGACAGAGGCCAATGCCATTGGCGAACAGATTCTCGGCACCCTGACACCCCGCTTCGCCGAACAGTACCGGAAAGGACTCTGCGCCAAGGTCGGCCTACACACGGCGACAGACAGCGATTTCGCGTTGACCAGGGAGCTGCTCTCGCTCATGCATCAGGACCATGTCGACTTCACGGTTGCCTTCCGCACATTATGCGACTGCGAGGACAGGGCCGACAGCTTTACGTCGCTCTTCGACGCTCGCGAGGCGATCGCCGCCTGGGTCGAGGAATGGCGGTCACGCCTCAAGGCGCAGGGAAACAACAAGGCCGAGCGCAGACACGCCATGCGCGCCGTGAATCCGGCATTCATTCCGCGCAACCACCGTATCGAGGAAGCCATAAGGGCCGCAGAGGACACAGGCGATTTCGCACTCACCCACCGGCTCATCGAAATTCTGAGCAACCCGTTTGCCGATCAACCGGAAAACAGTGCGTACCAGGAACCGCCGCAACCATCACAACGAGTACATCAAACCTTTTGCGGGACCTGATTGCGCGAAGGAAAACGGCGGAATCGAGCCACGATACGACCAAACGATTCAGGGGACAGTTTTCCCCAAAAAAAAGAGCCGACCACATGGTCGGCTCTTTGATGTATTGCGTTTTCTACAGACTAACCGAGTTCGGAAGCCAGTGCCGCGATCTCTTCACGGATGATGCGGGCCGCTTCCGCCGGTACCATGCGGGCTATTTCTTCCCGCAACAGGGATTCCAGCTCTTCCACTCGTGCTTCCAGGCTGGCGACCTTGTCCTGCAACTCCGCGATGTCGGGAACGGACTCGGTGCGGCAATCCACAAGCAGCTCTTCCACGCCAACGTCTTCAGACACATCGTGCCCAGCGTCGGGAGGCATGATCTCGGATGTCAGCGTCTCTTCAAGAGAGGTGTCCACCTCCATATCCGACAAGTCCAGAGGCTCGAAATCTTCGGCTTCGGCACCCTCGCCATCCATGACGTCGGTCACATCCACTTCAACCGTGTCCAGCAGACTGTCGACATCATCAATACCATCGTCATCAAGCTGATCCAGACCGGTCAGCTCTGCGTCGACGGCTTCGGTCTCCACGCCATCCGAGAGAGCGTCTTCAAAGACCGCCTCTTCGGCATCAGGGGGTACTGCGGCTTCACTCTTGCCATCAAAGATATTGCCCGAAACCACTGCTGTCGCGGCCTTGGGTTCATCCATGATCGATTCGATCTCATGATCTGCCACAGCATCCTCAACCGGTACTTCCGGAGCGGGTTCCTCGGCCAAGGCGGCATCAATCAAATCTTCAGGTTCAGGGGAAATTTCATCTGATTCAGGGACCGGCTCCAATTCAAGCTCAGGCTCAGCTTCCAGCTCGACTTCCGGTTCTGCTTCAGGTTCTGGTACCAGCTCCAACTCCGGTTCCGCTTCCGACTCAGGCACCAGTTCGACTTCCGGCTCCGGTGCAGACTCAGGCTCGGATTCAGGTGCCGCAGGTTCCTCAACAGCCTCCTCTTCAAGGAGATCATCGAGATTCATGATATCGTCGTCATCTTCGGCAACTGCGGCTTCTTCGACAA containing:
- a CDS encoding protein adenylyltransferase SelO gives rise to the protein MPFDNTYARLPHHFYQKIAPTPVAAPQLIRLNTPLAQTLELDLPETDQALAALFSGNTLLDGMEPLAQAYAGHQFGHFVPQLGDGRALLLGEAVTGEGHRFDIQLKGSGRTRFSRGGDGRSPLGPVIREYVVSEAMHALGIPTTRALAMVTTGETVHRETPLPGAVMTRVASSFLRVGTFEYFAARNNVDALRQLAEYAIQRHYPEAAEADNPYAAFFEAVCAAQAKLVAQWMCVGFIHGVMNTDNTTISGETIDFGPCAFMDSYNPAQVFSSIDQQGRYAFNQQPLVVQWNMGCLGGCLVPLLSQDETEANAIGEQILGTLTPRFAEQYRKGLCAKVGLHTATDSDFALTRELLSLMHQDHVDFTVAFRTLCDCEDRADSFTSLFDAREAIAAWVEEWRSRLKAQGNNKAERRHAMRAVNPAFIPRNHRIEEAIRAAEDTGDFALTHRLIEILSNPFADQPENSAYQEPPQPSQRVHQTFCGT